The genomic region CTGGGCCCGGCTATTATCGGCCGCGATGCCTATGACATCGAAGCCATCTGGCGCGACCTGCTGTTTCTCACCCATGCCACCACGGTGGGCGCGCTGACCGCTATTGCCATGGCGGCCATCGACACCGCGCTATGGGATCTCAAATGCCGCAAGCTGGGCCTGCCGCTGCACAAGCTGGCGGGTGGGGCCCAGGCCAGCATCCCGCTCTACACCACCGAAGGCGGCTGGCTGCATATCGAGCAGCCCGCGCTGGTTGAAGACGCCCTGCGCGCCAAGGCCGACGGTTTTGGCGGCTGCAAGCTCAAGATAGGTCGGCCAATCCATGAAGATGTGGCGCGCATTGCCGCTGTCCGCGAGGCGGTGGGCCCCGGCTTTGAAATCTTCACCGACGCCAATCAGGCCTTTGCCGTGGACGAAGCTATTCGCCGCGCCCGGGCCTATGAGCCACTCGATATCGGCTGGCTCGAAGAGCCGCTGCCGGCCGACGATATTTCGGGCCATGTGCGCCTGAGCGAGCAGACCAGCCTGCCCATCGCGGTGGGCGAAAGCCTCTATTCGGTCAGCCATTTTCGCGAATATCTGCAGCGCCACGCTGCGTCCATCATCCAGGTGGATGTCGGGCGTATTGGCGGCATCACCCCCTGGCTCAAGGTGGCGCATATGGCCGAAGCCTTCAATATCAGCGTCTGCCCACATTTCTTGATGGAATTGCACGTTTCGCTGTGTGCAGCCGTGCCCAATGCGCGCTGGGTGGAGTATATTCCCCAGCTCGACAGCCTCACCACCACGGGCATGACCATTGAGCAGGGCCGCGCCATCCCCTCGGACGCGCCGGGACTGGGCATTGCCTGGAACTTTGAAGCCATTGATCGCCTCGCGGTCGAGGGCAGCCGCATAACACTACAATAGGAATTCAGGCATGGCCGACATTACCGGTAAGATCGTTCTCATCACCGCCGCTGCCCAGGGCATTGGCCGCGCCTCGGTTGAAGCCTTCGTCAAGGCTGGCGCCACCGTGATCGCCACTGATGTGAACACCGAAAAGCTCGCCGAACTCGATGGCATGGCCGGCGTGACCACCCGTCGGCTCGACGTGCTGTCGCGCGATGCCGTCAAGCAGGCCGTGGCCGAGATCGGCCGCATTGACGTGCTGTTCAACTGCGCTGGCGTGGTCCATTCCGGCAGCGTGCTCGAAATGAGCGATAGCGATCTCGACTTTGCCTTCGATCTCAACATCAAGGCGCAGATCCGCACCATCCAGGCAGTGCTGCCGCAAATGCTCGAGCGCAAGGACGGCGCCATCATCAATATGGCCACCGTGGCCAGCTCGGTGAAGGGCGTGCCCAATCGCGCGGCCTACACCATCTCCAAGGCGGCCGTGGTGGGCCTGACCAAATCGGTCGCAGCCGATTACACCACTTCCAATATCCGGGTGAACGCGATTTGCCCCGGTACGGTGGACAGCCCCTCGCTGCATGAACGCTGGCACGCGACAGGCGACTTCGAAGCAGCCAAGAAGGCCTTCATCGCCCGCCAGCCCATCGGCCGCATTGCACGTCCGGACGAAGTGGCGGATCTGGCGGTCTATCTGGCTGGCGCGACCTATACGACGGGTCAGGTGCACATCATTGATGGTGGCTGGACGGCCTAGGCTGAAACGAAACAACCGGCCGAGGGGATCGGCCGGTTGTTCAAGGCAATCAATCTGATTGTGCTCTCAATAGCGCATGGCTGCGGTGACTGAACCCCAGGCGCCCATGCGGCCTTCGATGGACTGGGCTGCGCCGTGCGGGCCCAGGGCGCGCGATCCGGTGATGATCACCTGACCGGCCGTGAGCGGCAAGCCGCGTTCTGCGGCGTGGCTGGCGAGCCAGCCCAGGGCCGCCACGATATCCGACCAGTTCGCGCCCGAGGCGCCCGCTGTAGACTCAACGCCGTCAAACAGCAGCGTGACGGGCAGGGTGCTCAGCTCGGACCTGATCGCCCCGTCAAGGACGGGACCGACCACGACCGCACCATTGCTTTGCAGATCGCCCAGCTTGACGTTATGGGCGATGGCATCGCGGTCGACAAACGGGCTCGCCACCATTTCGAGAGCCGGGTGCAGGCTGGCAATCGCTGCTTCAACGGCAGCCGCGTCTGATCCGGCGGGCAGGTCCTGGCCCAGGGTAACCGCCACTTCCACTTCGGGAAAGATGAAGCCGTGCCTGGTTGAATCCAGCGCTGCCCCATTGGCAAAATAGCGGTTGGCCGGAATGGGCGCACAAATTGGCTCGCCCTGCCCACCGGCCATGACCTTCCAGCCACCCACTGGACCTAGTCGGGCGATGATCAGATCCTGCATGGCGTAGACGCCAGCCATGTCGGCTGGGGTCAGGCTCTCGGCGACGGCGCTGATACGCGCGCCGCCGTCATGGGCTGCAATCAACTGCGTCACCAGTTCTTCCATGATGTCGATCGTCTGGCCTGTCATCTGTGTGTCCTGGCTCAAAATGCCCACTCGCCCTTGCGCATGACGGGCTCGACAGTGCCATCGGCATGAACGCCATCAATGTCGATCTTGTCCGAGCCGATCATCCAGTCGATGTGGATGTTGGAGCTGTTGCCGCCGCGCTGGTTGATCTCGGCCTGGGACAGGTCCTTGCCGCCCTCAAAACAGTCCGAATAGCACTGGCCCTGCGCAATGTGGCACGAGGCGTTCTCATCATAGAGTGTGTTGAAGAACAGAATGCCCGAGGCGGAGATCGGCGAGGAATGCGGCACCAGGGCCACTTCGCCCAGATGACGGCCACCCTCATCGGTATCGAGCACCTTGTTGAAGATGTCCTGACCCTTGGAGGCCTTGAGTTCGACCAGTCGGCCACCTTCAAAGCGCGCCTGCATCTCTTCGATCAGCGTGCCGTTATGGCTTAGCGGCTTGGTGGCCGCCACGTGACCCTCAACGCGCGAGCGGTGCGGGGTGGTGAACACTTCCTCGGTCGGAATATTGGGATTGCAGGTCACCCCGTTCTTGGCTTCGGACGCGCCACCCTTCCAGCGGTGACCATCGGCCAGACCAACAGTCAGATCGGTGCCCGGACCGGTATATTTCAGCGACGAAAATGCCTTGCCGTTCAGCCATGTCCAGCGCGCCTTGAGATTGGCATTGTGCTCGGCCCAGGCGGCGATTGGATCATCGACATCGACCCGGCTGGCCTTGAAGATCGCATCGGCCAGCTTGCCGACCGCGACCTCTTCGCTGTCATTGGGAAAGACCAGCCTGGCCCAGGCGGCGCTGGGGTAGGACACAATGTTCCAGTTGATATCAAAGCCGGTGATCAGTTGCAGCGCAGGCTTGTAGGCTGCCGAATTGGCGCGCTGGGCACGGCTGACCTTTTCGGGGTCCTGGCCGGACAGCATCATGGGGTTGTCGCCGGCAATCGCCAGCCGCGCCGCATTGCCCTTGAAGGCCTCGGCCATGCCCGAATAAAGCCAGCCGGCAGCTTTGTCGAAGCTGGCATCATTGGCGTATTTGTAGCGCGCCAGAGTGGCTTCTTCATCCGAATAGATGGTGGTCACAACACCGGCACCAGCCTTGTAGGCGTGCTCGGTGATCCGGCGAACCAGCGGCGCGGCGGTCAGCGGCGCGGTCATCACCAGATCCTGGCCTTCTTCGAGCTGCAGCCCCACCTTGATGGCAACCTGGGCGAGCTTGTCGAGCTTGACGGGATCAATGGTCATTTGGGCAAAAGCCTCTTGGTTTTGAATCGATTGGCGGGAGCCTAGTCCCGCCGCGACCTCTGCGCCACCCAGCGCAATGGCAAAATTTATTGCGCTAAATCCAAAGTTTATTGACCTGAATCAAGGTCGCTGGCGCCGGCCGCTGGCAAATATGCGCCTGTTAGGACAGGAGCATAAAAATGGTCATCACTCTTCCCATCATTCTCAGCGTTGTCGTTGCCATGTTCGGCGTGTTCATGGCTGGTCTGGCCTATGCCGCCTGGTCAACCCGCAATATCGAACTGACGCCACAGCAGCACTAGAACCGCCACCACAGCCCGGTCTGGGCGCGGTCTGGCCGGCCCCTCCGGGCCCTTGTGGCTTTCCTGCATCACTTGCACCTTTGCCGTGCTTGCCCCGTTGGCAAGCGCGGTCGCTTTGCGTATCAATCGTGAACCGCTTCAGATCACCAACAAGGGAGGCGTTGTATGACAGTAACATTCATCGAACTCCCCGCAGGCAAGCACCGGGCCTAAGCCCATTGCCTTTCGCGGCCCGCCGAACCGGCCAGCCGCCCGCGGTATCTCCATCACAGCCCCCTTGATCTGACGGGATCATTCTGCCCCGTTCCGGCTGTGCCTTTCATTTTTGATGTTTTTGAGGGCCGGTCACCGGAAAACGGAGCCGGGCTGCCATATGAGTCGCAAGAAACTCGATTTCCGGGCTGACGCGTTCCGCGATGTGCTCGGCTACACATTCAGCCACTGGGCCAAGCAGCCCCTGCGGGCCGCCTTCATTGCCCTGCTGGTGCTCAGCGCTACGCTGGCCGAGGCCTTCAGCCCGATCTTTGCCGGTCGTCTGGTCGATGCCGTCGCCTCGGGCAGCGGCACCAATGACGCGTTCTGGATTCCGGCCGTAACCGCATTCTGGACCATGGCCGGGCTCTATCTGTGCTCTGTCGTGCTGCGCCAGTTCATCTATTTCAACATCATCACCTTCACCCTGACCATGATGAAGGACATCATCGCCAGCGCCTTTCATCGTGTACAGCGCTTCTCGACAGACTGGCATGCCAACAGCTTTGCCGGCTCGACCGTGCGCAAGATCACCCGTGGTTCTGGCGCACTGGACCTGCTCAATGACACGCTGCTGATTGCCCTGTTGCCCTCGATCACCATGCTGGTGGGCGCCACGGTGATCCTGGGCGCTGCCTGGCCCGTCATGGGGCTGGTGGTGGGTGCCGGCTCGCTGATCTACATCGTGATCACCGTCTGGCTTTCCGTCAGCTTCGTGGCGCCTTCGGGGACACTGGCCAATGCCTGGGACACCAAGATGGGCGGCGCGCTGGCCGATGCGGTCAGCTGCAACTCGGTGGTCAAGGCATTCGGCGCCGAAGCCCGCGAGGAAGACATTCTCGAGCGCGTCGTCAGCAAATGGCGCAAGCGCACACGGCGGCTCTGGCAGCGCGGCACGATCAATGGTGGCGCGCAGGGCCTGATGATGGCCGCCATGCAGACTGCCATTCTGGGCACGGCCTTGCTGCTGTGGCAGCAGGGACTGGCCACGCCGGGCGACATCACCTTCGTGCTGACCATGTTCTTTGTGCTGCAGGGCCATCTGCGCGATGTCGGCCAGCACATCCGCAATCTGCAGCGCTCAGTCAACGATATGGAAGAACTGGTTGCCCTGGGCGATCAGTCATTGGGCATTGAGGATCATTCTGATGCCGGCCCCATCCAGATCGGTGCCGGCGCCATCGCCTTTGACAATGTGACGTTCCAGTATGGCAGCCATCCAACGCCGCTCTACAAGGACTTCTCGGTCAAGATTGCCTCGGGCGAGCGGGTGGGTCTGGTGGGCCATTCGGGGTCCGGCAAGACGACCTTCGTCAAGCTGATCCAGCGGCTCTATGACGTCAATGACGGCGCCATCACCATTGATGGCCAGAACATTGCGCATGTGCAGCAGTCCAGCCTGCGCGGCCAGATCGCAATTGTGCAGCAGGAGCCGATCCTGTTTCACCGCACCCTGGCCGAGAACATCGCCTATGCGCGTCCCGGTGCCTCGCGCGCCCAGATCGAGCTGGCGGCGAGCCAGGCCAATGCCCACCACTTCATTCTCGACCTGCCCAAGGGCTACGAGACGCTGGTGGGTGAACGCGGGGTTAAGCTGTCGGGTGGCGAGCGTCAGCGCGTGGCCATTGCCCGCGCGTTCCTGGCCGATGCACCGATCCTGATCCTGGATGAGGCCACCTCGAGCCTGGACAGCGAAAGCGAGGCCCAGATTCAGGAGGCCATGGAGCGCCTGATGGTGGGTCGGACCACGCTGGTGATTGCCCATCGCCTCTCGACGGTGCGGGCACTCGATCGCCTGCTGGTGTTCGACAAGGGGCATATTGCCGAAGAGGGCGATCATCAGGCGCTGATCAAGCTCAAGGGCGGCATCTATCGCGGACTGTTCGAGCGTCAGGCGCTCGAGCTGACCAAGGGCCTCAACGTCGCCTGACACAAATAAAGACGCCGGGGCCATCATGGTCCCGGCGTCTTGTATTTTTGGTGAGGCGCTAGACGACGTCGAGCGTCACCTCAAAGCCTTTGCGGCTGACTTCGCTATAGGGGCAGATGATGTGCGCGCGCTTGACGATGTCTTCGACCTTGGCCTTGTCCATCCCTGGAACATGGGCCTTGAGCGCTGCCTGGATCCAGAAACCTTCGCCATCGGGCCGGTCGCGGAAGCTTACTTCGGCGGTGACCGTCGCATCATCGGGGATGGTGTCGCCGGACTTGCGGGCCGCGCCCTTCATGGCGCCCAGAAAGCAGGCCGAGTAACCCAGCGCGAACAACTGCTCGGGATTGGTGCCGCGCGCGCCGTCGCCGCCCATCTCCTTGGGCGAGGTAAGGGTGACATCGAGCACCCCGTCATCGGTGGCACCGTGGCCCTGACGGCCACCGGTTGAGGTGGCCTTGGCGGTATACATGATCTTGGTCATCTGTTGTCTCCTGGTGGGGCCGGGCCCGGCGGGCTCGGGTCGTTGCATTGACCTTAGCGTAGCAGCGACTGGCCGCCATCGACATAGACCGGCACGCCGGTAATATGCCGCGCCGCGTCCGAGGCCAGAAAGGCAATGGTTTCGGCAACGTCCCCGCTCTTGCCCGGCTCGCCGCCTGTAAGCGGAATGTCCCCCTGGGGAAACTCGACCGGGATCTCGGCGGCGGCGACATTGCGCTTGTCGGTATTGTCGTCGATCTGCGTGTCGATGGCCCCGGGACACACAGCATTGACCCGGATCTTGTGCGGGCCCAGTTCGAGCGCCAATTGCTGGGCCATCGCCACCTGCGCCGCCTTGGTCGCGGCATAGGCCGTGGCGCCGGCACTTGTGAAAGTGCGATTGCCGTTGATTGACGACACGATGATGATGGCGCCGCCAGCCCGCTTGAGATGGGGTACTGTCAGATGCAGCGTGAGATAGGTGCCACCCAGATTGGTGGTCGTGGTCTTGTCCCACTCATCGGGCATCAATTCGTCGATCGGGGCCCAGACCCCGTTAATGCCGGCATTGGCCACCACGATATCGATCTGGCCCCAATCTCCCATGATCCGGTCGACCGCGGCGCGCATGCCATCGGGGTCCGATATATCGGCCGACACCGCCATGGCTTGCCCGCCAGCCTCCACGATCTCGTCGCGGGTGGCATTGATTTCCTCATCGGTCCGGCTGAGCACGGCGACGCGCGCGCCACCCTTGGCCAGCCGCAGTGCCGTGGCCTTGCCAATGCCCGATCCGGCACCGGTGACCAAAGCGACCTTGTCGGAAAACTGCATGTTTGGCTCCCTATTGCCTGTAACGCTCCTGACCCAAGTCATGGCGGGCCCCAAGGTTCCTTGGCCCGGGTGTTTCAATGCACTCTATCGTCCGCACTGTTCGTGGAATCGGCCCTGCTCTTTGCCACCGCAGGGGCCTATGTAAGGGTCAAGTTTCCCGGCAATGCAGGAGCGTGCCATGATTGATACATCCATGCAGACCAATGTGAAGTCTGCCCCATTGCTGCCGCTGACCACCACGCTGGGCACCGTCCATATCGCGGTGACCGACCGTGCCCGGGCATTGGCCATCTGGCAGGACGTGGTCGGGCTTGAGCTGCTTGCCGAAAGCGGTGGCGCCCTGACCATGGGCGCTGGTGGCAAGCCGCTGATCGTGCTCGAAACCGGTGCCACCGCGCCTGTGACGCCCCGCAGCATCGGGCTGTATCACGTCGCCATCCACGTGCCGCAACGCGCTGATCTGGCGCAAATGACCGTGCGCGCCATGCAGCGCAATGTCCGCATCTCGCCCACCGATCATCTGGTGTCTGAAGCCATCTATCTCTGGGATCTGGACGGTAATGGCATCGAGATCACTTTCGAAACGCCCTGGCGCGGCCATCTGGGCGATCCGGAGAAGGGCGAAAACTATGCTATCTCGGCTGATGGCAAGCCCCATTCAGGGCGCGATCCGATCGATCTGGACGGCCTGCTCGCTGAACTGGGTGCGCAGCCCGTTCTTGCCGCCCGCATGCCGGCCGGCACCCGCATCGGCCATGTCCATGTCCATGTCAAAGACCTGCATCAGGCCATGGGTTTCTACCGTGACGTTATCGGCTTTGCCGGCTTTCTGCTGATCGATTCCTTCGGCATGGGCGATGTCGGGCTCGACTACATGCCCCATACCCTGGCTTTCAATGTATGGTCGGGCCCCAATGCCACCCTGCCGGCTGCCGGCACTGCCGGTCTGCGCTGGTTCACCATCGTGTTGCCCGACGCCGTCACGCTCGATCAGGTCAGGGCGCGCCTGCAGCAGGCTGGTGCCCCCATTGAAGCGCTGACCAACGGCATCGAGACCCAGGATCCCTCCGGCAATCGTATTCAGATCATGGTCAGCGACTGACTGACATGTTAGTCCTTCCGGTGAGTAATCGGGAGGACTTTTTCATGCGGGCCATTTCCTGCGCCGCGCCGGGTGAACTGGCATTGGTCGATATTGCAGCGCCGGCGCTCAAGCCCGGCTGGGTGCGGGTGGGCATTCGCCATATCGGCATTTGCGGCACCGACTATCATATCTTCGAGGGCAAGCACCCTTTCCTGCAATATCCCATCATCATGGGCCATGAGCTGTCCGGCGTCGTGCTCGACGCCAATGGCGCGGCCAGCCTGAGCGATGGCGACGCGGTGGTGATCAACCCCTATCTGCCCTGCTACCAGTGCCCCGCCTGCACCGAAGGCAAGACCAATTGCTGCGAGAGCCTGACGGTGATCGGCGTGCATGGCGATGGCGGCATGGCCGAAGAGATCGTCATCCCCGAGGCCAATCTTTACCCCGCCAAGGGGCTCAGCCTGCGCGATGCGGCCATGGTGGAATTCCTCGCCATTGGCGCGCACGCGGTGCGGCGTACCGAGCTCAAGCCGGGCTGGCGCGTGCTGGTGGTGGGCGGCGGTCCCATCGGACTGGGCGTGGCGTTTTTTGCCCGCATTGCCGGCGCTGAGGTGACCATTCTGGACGCTGCGGCCGACAAGCTGGACGTGGCGCGCGATTTCGGCTTTGGCGCAGTAGCGCTCGACGCTCGTGATAGCGCGGAGTTCAAGACGCGCATGGCGACCGGTTTTGATGCCGTGTTTGACGCCACCGGCGCCATCCCCGCCATGAACCAGGCGGTCGGTTATTGCCGCAATGGTGGCGCGCTGACGCTGGTCGGCGTGGTCAAGGGTACACTGGCCTGGGAAGACCCCGAAATTCACAAGCGCGAACTGACCATCCGCGCCTCGCGCAATGCCACGCGGGAAGATTTCGACCATGTCATGACCCACATCGCCAATGGTAACGTGCCCACTGACAGGCTTGCCACGCACGCCACCAGCTTTGATGATGTGCCCGCCAATATGCCGAAATGGGCCCATGACCGATCCGGGCTGATCAAGGCCATCATCACGCTCTAGGAGGCCCCATGCGCAACGCTCAGGACGTCATCGATTTCTGGTTTGTCCGCCATGGCAGCGACGACTGGTTTGGCGGCAAGGCCGAGTTTGACGCGGCGCTGGCCGCCGAGTTCGCCGAAACCCACGCCGCCGTGGCGCGGGCCGAGGCCTGGCAGTGGCGCGCAACGTCTGATGGGCGGCTGGCCGAGATCATCGTGCTCGATCAGTTTTCCCGTCAATTGCACCGTGGTTCAGCTCAGGCCTTCGCACAGGACAAGATGGCCGTGGCGCTGGCCCAGGAGGCGATTGCTGCCGGGGCCGATCAGGGGCTCGATCAGGACCATGCCATGTTCCTCTACATGCCCTTCATGCACGCCGAGTCGCTGGTGCTGCAGGAGGAGGGCGTCAAGCTGTTCGCCAGCTTCAGCGAGAATCTGCAGAAATTCATGACCGGCCACCGCGATACCATCGCCCGCTTTGGCCGCTTCCCGTTCCGCAACAAGGCGCTGGGGCGCACCAGCACGCCTGAGGAACAAGCCTATATGGCAGAGCAGGGTGATCGGGTTTACTGAGACGCTCAGCCCCTAGAGCGACACCAGCTTGGGATCAACCAGCGCGCCTTTCTGGCCGATGACGATGCCCGCGACGCGGTGGGCCGCTTC from Devosia litorisediminis harbors:
- a CDS encoding mandelate racemase/muconate lactonizing enzyme family protein; translated protein: MAKIVRVELLMVDLKPKVKRVDAIQSFVSQETPMVRITDADGVVGTGYSYTIGTGGPSVMALLERTLGPAIIGRDAYDIEAIWRDLLFLTHATTVGALTAIAMAAIDTALWDLKCRKLGLPLHKLAGGAQASIPLYTTEGGWLHIEQPALVEDALRAKADGFGGCKLKIGRPIHEDVARIAAVREAVGPGFEIFTDANQAFAVDEAIRRARAYEPLDIGWLEEPLPADDISGHVRLSEQTSLPIAVGESLYSVSHFREYLQRHAASIIQVDVGRIGGITPWLKVAHMAEAFNISVCPHFLMELHVSLCAAVPNARWVEYIPQLDSLTTTGMTIEQGRAIPSDAPGLGIAWNFEAIDRLAVEGSRITLQ
- a CDS encoding SDR family oxidoreductase: MADITGKIVLITAAAQGIGRASVEAFVKAGATVIATDVNTEKLAELDGMAGVTTRRLDVLSRDAVKQAVAEIGRIDVLFNCAGVVHSGSVLEMSDSDLDFAFDLNIKAQIRTIQAVLPQMLERKDGAIINMATVASSVKGVPNRAAYTISKAAVVGLTKSVAADYTTSNIRVNAICPGTVDSPSLHERWHATGDFEAAKKAFIARQPIGRIARPDEVADLAVYLAGATYTTGQVHIIDGGWTA
- a CDS encoding fumarylacetoacetate hydrolase family protein; the encoded protein is MTGQTIDIMEELVTQLIAAHDGGARISAVAESLTPADMAGVYAMQDLIIARLGPVGGWKVMAGGQGEPICAPIPANRYFANGAALDSTRHGFIFPEVEVAVTLGQDLPAGSDAAAVEAAIASLHPALEMVASPFVDRDAIAHNVKLGDLQSNGAVVVGPVLDGAIRSELSTLPVTLLFDGVESTAGASGANWSDIVAALGWLASHAAERGLPLTAGQVIITGSRALGPHGAAQSIEGRMGAWGSVTAAMRY
- a CDS encoding aminopeptidase — encoded protein: MTIDPVKLDKLAQVAIKVGLQLEEGQDLVMTAPLTAAPLVRRITEHAYKAGAGVVTTIYSDEEATLARYKYANDASFDKAAGWLYSGMAEAFKGNAARLAIAGDNPMMLSGQDPEKVSRAQRANSAAYKPALQLITGFDINWNIVSYPSAAWARLVFPNDSEEVAVGKLADAIFKASRVDVDDPIAAWAEHNANLKARWTWLNGKAFSSLKYTGPGTDLTVGLADGHRWKGGASEAKNGVTCNPNIPTEEVFTTPHRSRVEGHVAATKPLSHNGTLIEEMQARFEGGRLVELKASKGQDIFNKVLDTDEGGRHLGEVALVPHSSPISASGILFFNTLYDENASCHIAQGQCYSDCFEGGKDLSQAEINQRGGNSSNIHIDWMIGSDKIDIDGVHADGTVEPVMRKGEWAF
- a CDS encoding ABC transporter ATP-binding protein, translated to MSRKKLDFRADAFRDVLGYTFSHWAKQPLRAAFIALLVLSATLAEAFSPIFAGRLVDAVASGSGTNDAFWIPAVTAFWTMAGLYLCSVVLRQFIYFNIITFTLTMMKDIIASAFHRVQRFSTDWHANSFAGSTVRKITRGSGALDLLNDTLLIALLPSITMLVGATVILGAAWPVMGLVVGAGSLIYIVITVWLSVSFVAPSGTLANAWDTKMGGALADAVSCNSVVKAFGAEAREEDILERVVSKWRKRTRRLWQRGTINGGAQGLMMAAMQTAILGTALLLWQQGLATPGDITFVLTMFFVLQGHLRDVGQHIRNLQRSVNDMEELVALGDQSLGIEDHSDAGPIQIGAGAIAFDNVTFQYGSHPTPLYKDFSVKIASGERVGLVGHSGSGKTTFVKLIQRLYDVNDGAITIDGQNIAHVQQSSLRGQIAIVQQEPILFHRTLAENIAYARPGASRAQIELAASQANAHHFILDLPKGYETLVGERGVKLSGGERQRVAIARAFLADAPILILDEATSSLDSESEAQIQEAMERLMVGRTTLVIAHRLSTVRALDRLLVFDKGHIAEEGDHQALIKLKGGIYRGLFERQALELTKGLNVA
- a CDS encoding organic hydroperoxide resistance protein; translation: MTKIMYTAKATSTGGRQGHGATDDGVLDVTLTSPKEMGGDGARGTNPEQLFALGYSACFLGAMKGAARKSGDTIPDDATVTAEVSFRDRPDGEGFWIQAALKAHVPGMDKAKVEDIVKRAHIICPYSEVSRKGFEVTLDVV
- a CDS encoding SDR family oxidoreductase encodes the protein MQFSDKVALVTGAGSGIGKATALRLAKGGARVAVLSRTDEEINATRDEIVEAGGQAMAVSADISDPDGMRAAVDRIMGDWGQIDIVVANAGINGVWAPIDELMPDEWDKTTTTNLGGTYLTLHLTVPHLKRAGGAIIIVSSINGNRTFTSAGATAYAATKAAQVAMAQQLALELGPHKIRVNAVCPGAIDTQIDDNTDKRNVAAAEIPVEFPQGDIPLTGGEPGKSGDVAETIAFLASDAARHITGVPVYVDGGQSLLR
- a CDS encoding VOC family protein, which gives rise to MIDTSMQTNVKSAPLLPLTTTLGTVHIAVTDRARALAIWQDVVGLELLAESGGALTMGAGGKPLIVLETGATAPVTPRSIGLYHVAIHVPQRADLAQMTVRAMQRNVRISPTDHLVSEAIYLWDLDGNGIEITFETPWRGHLGDPEKGENYAISADGKPHSGRDPIDLDGLLAELGAQPVLAARMPAGTRIGHVHVHVKDLHQAMGFYRDVIGFAGFLLIDSFGMGDVGLDYMPHTLAFNVWSGPNATLPAAGTAGLRWFTIVLPDAVTLDQVRARLQQAGAPIEALTNGIETQDPSGNRIQIMVSD
- a CDS encoding zinc-binding alcohol dehydrogenase family protein, which encodes MRAISCAAPGELALVDIAAPALKPGWVRVGIRHIGICGTDYHIFEGKHPFLQYPIIMGHELSGVVLDANGAASLSDGDAVVINPYLPCYQCPACTEGKTNCCESLTVIGVHGDGGMAEEIVIPEANLYPAKGLSLRDAAMVEFLAIGAHAVRRTELKPGWRVLVVGGGPIGLGVAFFARIAGAEVTILDAAADKLDVARDFGFGAVALDARDSAEFKTRMATGFDAVFDATGAIPAMNQAVGYCRNGGALTLVGVVKGTLAWEDPEIHKRELTIRASRNATREDFDHVMTHIANGNVPTDRLATHATSFDDVPANMPKWAHDRSGLIKAIITL
- a CDS encoding DUF924 family protein; amino-acid sequence: MRNAQDVIDFWFVRHGSDDWFGGKAEFDAALAAEFAETHAAVARAEAWQWRATSDGRLAEIIVLDQFSRQLHRGSAQAFAQDKMAVALAQEAIAAGADQGLDQDHAMFLYMPFMHAESLVLQEEGVKLFASFSENLQKFMTGHRDTIARFGRFPFRNKALGRTSTPEEQAYMAEQGDRVY